In a genomic window of Myxococcaceae bacterium JPH2:
- a CDS encoding TolC family protein, with product MLTDVRRPLLAAPLCAWLTLIPAGARAQAPAAEAPLTLERAVALAAERNESVLSADQRAQAADARVARARAFFFPELTATGTYTRRLHQSTREVGGQTVVLQKYDALGANFTGRVTLFDARGFPLYTAAKLEGQAARLDAREARRQVQFEAANAFLISLENQQVASAAEQRLAFARQGLEDAQARAKAGLSSSNDVTRAELEVATAESGRASALGTAQTSNLELGYLLVERVGDALAPPEVLLSDAARPSPALDVLTQGAADKRLDILAARLRVRSLEANAREPLARLLPTLGATAQYKLTNEAGLTGRVGDGFLSVDLTWNLFDGGERYAERRERVANTRAAELDEQARTRRVDVDIERARVALETARAALAQSEQAARAARKNAEETGVLYRQGLSTALAVADASLRLFEAEVTLASSRYGLGVALLGLRAAVGLDPLGKEP from the coding sequence ATGCTCACCGACGTCCGCCGCCCCCTCCTCGCCGCGCCCTTGTGTGCCTGGCTCACCCTGATTCCAGCCGGAGCCCGCGCCCAAGCCCCGGCCGCCGAGGCGCCGCTGACGCTCGAGCGAGCGGTGGCCCTGGCCGCGGAGCGCAACGAGAGCGTCCTGTCCGCGGACCAGCGCGCGCAGGCTGCGGATGCCCGCGTGGCCCGCGCCCGCGCCTTCTTCTTCCCCGAACTGACGGCGACCGGCACGTACACGCGCCGCCTGCACCAGTCGACGCGGGAGGTGGGCGGGCAGACGGTGGTGCTCCAGAAGTACGACGCGCTCGGCGCCAACTTCACCGGGCGCGTCACCCTGTTCGACGCGCGCGGCTTTCCCCTCTACACCGCGGCGAAGCTGGAGGGGCAGGCCGCTCGGCTGGACGCCCGCGAGGCTCGCCGGCAGGTGCAGTTCGAGGCCGCCAACGCGTTCCTCATCAGCCTGGAGAATCAGCAGGTGGCGAGCGCCGCGGAGCAGCGGCTCGCCTTCGCGCGCCAGGGGCTGGAGGACGCCCAGGCTCGCGCCAAGGCGGGGCTCTCCAGCTCCAACGACGTGACGCGCGCCGAGCTGGAAGTGGCCACGGCGGAGTCGGGCCGGGCCTCGGCGCTGGGCACCGCGCAGACGAGCAACCTGGAGCTGGGCTATCTGCTGGTGGAGCGCGTGGGTGACGCGCTCGCGCCGCCCGAGGTGCTGTTGTCGGACGCCGCTCGCCCGTCGCCCGCGCTGGATGTTCTGACGCAGGGCGCGGCGGACAAGCGGCTGGACATCCTGGCCGCGCGGCTGCGCGTGCGCTCGCTGGAGGCCAATGCCCGCGAGCCGCTGGCGCGCCTGCTGCCCACGCTGGGGGCCACCGCGCAGTACAAGCTGACCAACGAAGCGGGGCTCACGGGCCGCGTCGGGGACGGCTTCCTCTCGGTGGATCTCACCTGGAACCTGTTCGACGGTGGCGAGCGCTACGCCGAGCGACGTGAGCGCGTGGCCAACACGCGGGCCGCCGAGCTGGACGAGCAGGCGCGCACCCGCCGCGTGGATGTGGACATCGAGCGGGCGCGCGTGGCACTGGAGACGGCTCGGGCCGCGCTGGCGCAGAGCGAACAGGCGGCTCGGGCCGCGCGCAAGAACGCCGAGGAGACCGGCGTCCTCTATCGCCAGGGGTTGTCCACCGCGCTCGCGGTGGCGGACGCCTCGCTCCGGCTCTTCGAGGCCGAGGTGACGCTGGCGAGCAGCCGGTATGGACTGGGCGTCGCGCTGCTGGGGCTGCGCGCGGCCGTGGGACTCGATCCGCTGGGGAAGGAACCGTGA
- a CDS encoding efflux RND transporter periplasmic adaptor subunit, protein MRRAGIVVLSVAVLATGAGCKKDEAGAPGAPPAAGKGGPGGGRGPLQFPVEVAPVEARDVEYVVSAVGSVDAFERVQITARVPGAVERVLFMEGQAVKRGEVLAEIEPNRYAIAVRAAEAALQKAQASLADAQAGAQRRSAVNTERPGLLPAEELQTYNARAATAQAEVAAAKASLEQAQLNQRDAYVKAPMDGVLQTRTVQTGQYLQPGAVMATLLRREPLLLRFNVPEADVARIQPGMTARFTVRSDGGAYTGKITHVSASADDQSRMVAVTAEVSGADAARLRPGAFATVNVPVETRGGSPVVPQTAIRPSERGFLAFVVVGDKARERVLDLGMRTADGRVEVRDGLKTGEQLVVRGAEALRDGASVRVTQGTGPAFTGEPRQQTPAGADVAGGARP, encoded by the coding sequence ATGCGACGCGCTGGAATCGTGGTCCTGTCGGTGGCTGTGCTGGCCACGGGCGCTGGTTGCAAGAAGGACGAGGCGGGCGCGCCCGGAGCCCCGCCGGCCGCGGGCAAGGGGGGACCGGGAGGCGGTCGCGGTCCGCTCCAGTTCCCCGTCGAGGTGGCCCCAGTCGAGGCGCGCGACGTGGAGTACGTCGTCAGCGCGGTGGGCTCGGTGGACGCCTTCGAGCGCGTGCAGATCACCGCGCGCGTGCCGGGCGCCGTGGAGCGCGTGCTGTTCATGGAGGGGCAGGCGGTGAAGCGCGGCGAGGTGCTCGCGGAGATCGAGCCCAACCGCTACGCCATCGCGGTGCGGGCGGCCGAGGCCGCGCTCCAGAAGGCACAGGCCTCGCTGGCGGATGCGCAGGCGGGCGCGCAGCGTCGCTCGGCGGTGAACACGGAGCGTCCGGGCCTGCTGCCCGCCGAGGAGCTCCAGACCTACAACGCCCGCGCGGCCACGGCGCAGGCGGAGGTGGCTGCGGCGAAGGCCTCGCTGGAGCAGGCGCAGCTCAACCAGCGCGATGCGTACGTGAAGGCGCCCATGGACGGCGTGCTCCAGACGCGCACGGTGCAGACGGGTCAGTACCTCCAGCCCGGCGCGGTGATGGCCACGCTGCTGCGCCGGGAGCCGCTGCTCTTGCGCTTCAACGTCCCCGAGGCGGACGTGGCGCGCATCCAGCCGGGCATGACGGCGCGCTTCACGGTGCGCTCGGATGGCGGCGCGTACACGGGGAAGATCACCCACGTGTCGGCGAGCGCGGATGATCAGAGCCGCATGGTGGCGGTCACGGCCGAGGTGTCCGGCGCGGACGCGGCCCGGCTGCGTCCCGGCGCCTTCGCCACGGTCAACGTCCCGGTGGAGACGCGCGGCGGCAGCCCCGTGGTGCCGCAGACCGCCATCCGCCCCAGCGAGCGCGGCTTCCTCGCCTTCGTGGTGGTGGGCGACAAGGCGCGTGAGCGCGTGCTCGACCTGGGCATGCGCACGGCGGACGGCCGCGTGGAGGTGCGCGATGGACTGAAGACCGGAGAGCAGCTCGTGGTCCGCGGTGCCGAGGCGCTGCGCGACGGCGCGTCGGTGCGCGTCACCCAGGGCACCGGCCCCGCCTTCACGGGGGAGCCGCGACAGCAGACGCCCGCAGGCGCGGATGTCGCCGGGGGCGCTCGCCCATGA